A genomic window from Bacillota bacterium includes:
- the trpB gene encoding tryptophan synthase subunit beta yields the protein MSLPDGNGHFGIFGGRFVTETLMPALEELTRAYEEARNDPAFQEEFRYYLREYIGRPSPLYFAERLTRQLGGARIYLKREDLNHTGAHKINNTMGQVLLARRMGKNRVIAETGAGQHGVATATAAAMFELNCTVFIGEEDIRRQELNVCRMRLLGAEVVPVSSGSRTLKDAMNEAIRDWVTNVQHTHYLLGSVGGPHPYPMMVRDFQAVIGEETKVQILAAEGRLPDYLVACVGGGSNAMGLFYPFLADPVELIGVEAAGRGLATGEHAATLTAGRPGVLHGTLSYLLQDEHGQVQPAHSISAGLDYPGVGPEHSYLKETGRANYTAITDEEALEAFQLLARTEGIIPALESAHAVAQAIKLAPGLSRDQIMVVNLSGRGDKDVPTVARVLGVK from the coding sequence ATGAGCTTACCAGACGGTAATGGACACTTTGGGATTTTTGGCGGACGGTTTGTGACGGAAACCCTCATGCCCGCCTTGGAGGAATTAACCCGGGCTTATGAGGAGGCCAGGAATGACCCGGCGTTTCAAGAGGAGTTTCGCTATTATCTGAGAGAGTATATTGGGCGGCCCAGCCCGCTCTACTTTGCCGAGCGGTTGACCCGCCAGCTGGGAGGGGCCAGAATTTATCTCAAACGCGAGGACCTTAACCACACCGGCGCCCACAAGATCAATAACACCATGGGGCAGGTGCTCCTGGCCAGACGGATGGGCAAAAACCGCGTGATCGCTGAAACCGGGGCCGGCCAGCACGGCGTGGCCACCGCGACCGCGGCCGCGATGTTCGAGCTGAATTGTACCGTCTTTATAGGCGAAGAAGACATCCGGCGTCAGGAGTTAAATGTCTGCCGGATGAGGCTGCTGGGGGCCGAGGTCGTGCCGGTGAGCAGTGGGAGCCGGACCTTAAAAGACGCGATGAACGAAGCCATCCGCGACTGGGTGACCAATGTCCAGCATACCCATTATTTGCTGGGTTCAGTGGGCGGTCCCCATCCCTACCCGATGATGGTGCGGGATTTCCAGGCGGTCATCGGGGAGGAAACCAAGGTCCAGATTCTGGCCGCGGAAGGGCGGCTGCCGGATTATCTGGTCGCCTGTGTTGGCGGCGGGAGTAACGCCATGGGACTCTTTTACCCCTTCCTGGCTGACCCGGTGGAACTGATCGGGGTTGAAGCCGCCGGGCGCGGCCTGGCGACGGGCGAGCATGCTGCCACCCTGACCGCCGGCCGGCCGGGGGTGCTCCACGGGACGCTGAGTTATTTGCTTCAAGATGAGCATGGTCAGGTGCAGCCAGCTCACTCAATTTCTGCGGGTCTGGACTACCCCGGGGTGGGACCGGAACACAGCTACCTGAAGGAGACGGGTCGGGCGAATTATACCGCAATTACGGATGAGGAAGCCCTGGAGGCGTTTCAACTCCTGGCGCGGACCGAAGGGATTATTCCCGCCCTGGAAAGCGCGCACGCTGTAGCGCAGGCGATCAAGCTGGCCCCAGGCCTGAGCCGCGATCAAATCATGGTGGTCAACCTTTCGGGGCGAGGCGACAAGGATGTCCCCACGGTGGCCAGGGTATTGGGGGTGAAGTAG
- a CDS encoding glycine/betaine/sarcosine/D-proline family reductase selenoprotein B yields the protein MGFLVKEGPVGPAVLLKSLFGDEGEVVATVICGDNYFAENVEKAVNEGLKLITELKPDVLIAGPAFNAGRYGIACGAIASAVQGRLGIPAVTGMFPENPGAELYRKNVYVVKTGINASHMKEAMSTMVNLARKLLRREPIGSAAYEGYLPRGVVKNEYVEKSGAVRGIEMLLAKIRNQPFETELPIPQFEQIPPAPPVKDIKTAKIALVSDGGVVPRGNPDNFKVSQNTVFAAYNLEEIFGGQFQVAHSGYHPTEIRENLNRLLPLDVLKEMEAEGVFGSLLPVFYSTSGNTTTVQSARNMGKGIAKELYNSGVDAVILTSTUGTSTRCGATIAKEIERLGIPTVHITSVVDVAMMVGVSRLIRGFSITSPLGDPHLEPQAEKAMRRRYVQKAIQLLQEDGHEGTFETI from the coding sequence ATGGGTTTTCTGGTTAAAGAAGGCCCGGTTGGGCCGGCTGTGCTCTTAAAATCACTTTTTGGCGATGAGGGTGAAGTAGTAGCTACGGTGATCTGTGGTGACAACTACTTTGCCGAGAACGTGGAGAAAGCTGTTAACGAGGGACTGAAGCTCATCACGGAACTGAAGCCGGACGTGTTGATTGCTGGGCCGGCCTTTAATGCGGGCCGGTATGGCATTGCCTGTGGGGCGATCGCGAGCGCGGTTCAGGGTCGACTAGGCATCCCGGCTGTTACCGGCATGTTTCCAGAAAACCCGGGAGCCGAATTATACCGAAAGAATGTGTATGTAGTTAAGACCGGCATAAACGCCAGCCACATGAAGGAAGCCATGAGCACAATGGTTAATCTGGCCCGCAAATTATTGCGACGGGAGCCCATTGGTAGTGCCGCGTACGAAGGGTATTTACCCAGGGGGGTCGTCAAAAATGAATATGTGGAAAAAAGCGGGGCCGTAAGGGGTATTGAGATGTTGCTGGCCAAAATTAGGAACCAGCCATTTGAGACGGAACTCCCTATTCCCCAGTTTGAGCAGATACCGCCGGCTCCCCCGGTCAAAGACATCAAAACGGCCAAAATTGCCTTGGTCTCTGACGGCGGGGTGGTGCCCAGAGGAAATCCTGACAACTTCAAGGTAAGCCAGAACACGGTATTCGCGGCTTATAATCTTGAAGAAATTTTTGGTGGTCAGTTTCAGGTAGCCCATTCGGGTTATCACCCAACCGAGATCCGCGAGAACCTCAACCGCCTACTTCCGCTGGATGTCCTCAAAGAAATGGAAGCGGAAGGAGTATTTGGCAGCCTGCTGCCGGTCTTTTATTCCACATCAGGCAATACCACCACCGTTCAAAGCGCCCGAAATATGGGCAAAGGGATCGCCAAGGAATTGTATAACAGTGGGGTTGACGCGGTGATTCTTACCTCAACATGAGGCACAAGTACTCGTTGCGGGGCAACGATCGCGAAGGAAATTGAACGATTGGGCATCCCGACTGTTCATATTACTTCTGTTGTAGACGTGGCTATGATGGTTGGGGTATCAAGGTTGATCCGCGGCTTTTCAATTACCAGTCCACTAGGTGATCCCCATTTGGAGCCACAGGCCGAGAAGGCCATGCGTCGCCGTTATGTGCAGAAGGCAATTCAGCTGCTCCAGGAGGATGGCCATGAGGGTACTTTTGAGACTATTTAA
- a CDS encoding IclR family transcriptional regulator: protein MEVRAVERALAVLEALQEDVQGLSELSRKLSLSKATLLRILNTLTKQGFVDYNEKTKKYDLGLKLLQLGMTVTERFDLKKVAGPYLEKLWNACGETVYLNIRNGNERLCIDCLHGKKDVRVVAYTGHKSPLYVGASGKAILAFLEPQELDDYLTNVKLEKVAPGTITDIEALKNDLAKTREQGYATSFEERYSNALGASAPIRDATGKVIASISITAPSNRTADEVNQYIVLVKEAAREISSKLGYVSPRTI from the coding sequence GTGGAGGTTCGAGCAGTTGAACGGGCTCTGGCAGTTTTAGAGGCTTTGCAGGAAGACGTGCAGGGGCTTTCTGAATTGAGCCGGAAGCTTAGTTTGTCTAAGGCTACCCTGCTCAGAATTTTGAATACTCTGACTAAGCAAGGCTTTGTTGACTATAACGAAAAAACTAAAAAATATGACTTGGGGCTTAAACTGCTTCAACTTGGCATGACGGTTACCGAAAGATTTGATCTTAAGAAAGTAGCGGGACCATACTTAGAAAAGCTCTGGAATGCCTGCGGCGAGACGGTGTACTTGAACATCAGAAATGGCAATGAACGTCTTTGTATTGATTGTTTGCATGGCAAGAAAGACGTACGAGTTGTTGCTTATACAGGGCATAAATCACCGCTTTATGTGGGGGCGTCGGGGAAGGCTATTTTGGCTTTCCTGGAACCACAAGAACTGGATGATTATTTGACAAATGTTAAGCTGGAAAAAGTAGCGCCGGGGACAATTACAGATATTGAAGCACTGAAAAATGATCTAGCTAAGACCCGGGAGCAAGGGTATGCAACAAGTTTTGAAGAACGTTATTCTAATGCATTGGGTGCCAGCGCCCCAATCCGAGATGCCACTGGTAAAGTGATTGCGTCTATTTCCATCACTGCGCCGAGTAATCGGACAGCGGATGAGGTTAACCAATACATTGTTTTGGTGAAAGAGGCAGCCCGAGAAATTTCCAGTAAACTAGGATATGTTTCACCGAGAACGATATAA
- a CDS encoding thioredoxin — MTKYEGKTIEVNSETFESEVINSPLPVVVDFWGPQCGPCLGLMPLVEELAQRYAGQVKIVKFDTSKNRRFCIGLKVMSLPTFLFFKEGKEVERLIGNDLNIGKIEASLRKVIQN, encoded by the coding sequence ATGACAAAATACGAGGGGAAGACGATCGAAGTTAACAGTGAAACTTTTGAAAGCGAAGTTATTAATTCCCCCTTGCCGGTAGTTGTTGATTTCTGGGGACCGCAATGCGGCCCGTGTCTAGGTCTGATGCCGCTGGTGGAGGAATTGGCCCAAAGGTATGCTGGGCAGGTTAAGATAGTTAAATTTGATACTTCAAAGAATCGCCGCTTTTGCATCGGCCTAAAAGTGATGAGCTTGCCAACGTTTCTTTTTTTCAAGGAAGGAAAAGAAGTCGAACGTCTTATCGGAAATGATCTTAACATTGGAAAAATTGAAGCATCGTTGAGAAAAGTCATTCAAAACTGA
- the trpD gene encoding anthranilate phosphoribosyltransferase: MELKKAIDKVINYYHLSEEEAEETMSLIMDGEATPAQIAALITALRLKGETVEEITGFARAMRARVRKIAPRHQRLIDTCGTGGDQRFTFNISTTAAFVVAGAGLPVAKHGNRSVSSRCGSADVLEALGVKVTILPEQVERCLEEIGIGFLFAPTFHEAMKHAVAPRREIGIRTVFNLLGPLTNPAGAQVQVLGVYDASLTGIMARVLRRLGVERAMVVHGEDGLDEITHTGRTRVSELNNGEIRTYYLDPTDLGLSRGELKDIVGGSAEENARITREVLSGRPGPCRNVVLLNAAAALLVGGKVDHLRDGVQLAAEVIDSGAALAKLEGMIAFTRRCD; the protein is encoded by the coding sequence ATGGAATTAAAAAAGGCCATTGATAAGGTGATCAACTACTATCACCTCAGCGAGGAAGAAGCCGAAGAAACAATGAGTCTGATCATGGATGGCGAAGCGACGCCAGCGCAGATCGCGGCCCTGATTACGGCCCTGCGGTTAAAAGGGGAAACCGTCGAGGAAATCACGGGTTTTGCCCGGGCGATGCGGGCCAGGGTGAGGAAGATTGCCCCGCGTCATCAGCGGCTAATTGACACCTGTGGGACCGGTGGCGACCAGCGGTTTACCTTTAACATTTCCACCACCGCAGCCTTTGTGGTGGCCGGGGCAGGCCTGCCGGTAGCCAAGCATGGGAATCGCTCTGTTTCCAGCCGGTGCGGCAGCGCAGATGTTCTGGAAGCCCTGGGGGTGAAAGTGACGATTTTGCCTGAACAGGTGGAGCGCTGTTTGGAGGAAATTGGGATCGGGTTTCTCTTTGCACCGACTTTTCATGAGGCGATGAAACACGCGGTCGCTCCCCGACGCGAGATCGGCATCCGCACGGTGTTCAATTTGTTGGGACCGCTGACCAATCCCGCCGGGGCGCAGGTGCAGGTGCTGGGGGTCTACGACGCCAGTCTGACCGGGATCATGGCCCGCGTTTTACGTCGTTTGGGGGTAGAACGGGCCATGGTGGTGCACGGTGAGGACGGACTGGATGAAATCACCCATACCGGCCGGACCAGGGTAAGTGAATTGAACAATGGTGAAATCAGGACGTATTACCTGGACCCGACCGATCTTGGCCTGTCCCGGGGCGAACTGAAAGATATTGTCGGCGGTTCGGCGGAAGAGAATGCCCGGATTACGCGCGAGGTCTTGAGCGGTCGGCCGGGACCATGCCGGAATGTGGTTTTGCTGAATGCGGCGGCGGCGCTGCTGGTGGGAGGAAAAGTTGATCACCTGCGCGACGGTGTGCAGCTGGCGGCGGAAGTGATTGATTCTGGCGCCGCCCTGGCCAAGCTGGAGGGAATGATCGCTTTTACGCGGAGGTGTGACTGA
- a CDS encoding phosphoribosylanthranilate isomerase: MVRVKICGISTIEEALAAVDAGAHALGFVFAASPRQVTPVIVRRIVRELPPLISKVGVFVNAGQETVAEIADYCHLDVLQFHGEETPEDCQGWRQPVIKAFRVKDRSFLKELPKYRVAAYLLDAFVPGKMGGTGTSFNWELAREAKRHGPIILAGGIKRENVVQALRVVEPFAIDVSSGVETGGRKDPQKIMSLMAEVRRVNDELTRR; encoded by the coding sequence GTGGTTAGAGTCAAGATCTGTGGAATCTCGACCATCGAAGAAGCGCTGGCGGCGGTTGACGCCGGCGCCCACGCCCTGGGCTTTGTTTTCGCCGCCAGCCCCCGGCAAGTCACCCCGGTGATTGTTCGTCGAATCGTTCGGGAGCTGCCGCCACTGATCAGTAAAGTTGGGGTGTTTGTTAACGCCGGTCAAGAAACGGTCGCCGAGATCGCTGATTACTGTCACCTCGATGTCCTGCAGTTTCATGGCGAGGAGACGCCAGAAGATTGCCAGGGTTGGCGGCAGCCTGTGATCAAGGCCTTTCGGGTCAAGGACCGCTCTTTTCTCAAGGAACTCCCCAAATACCGGGTGGCGGCCTATCTGCTGGATGCCTTTGTCCCGGGGAAGATGGGGGGCACCGGGACCAGCTTCAATTGGGAACTGGCGCGGGAGGCGAAGCGGCATGGCCCAATTATCTTGGCGGGTGGAATCAAGAGGGAGAATGTGGTGCAGGCCCTCCGTGTCGTAGAACCCTTTGCCATTGATGTGAGCAGCGGGGTCGAGACCGGGGGCAGGAAGGATCCGCAAAAGATCATGTCTTTGATGGCTGAAGTAAGGAGGGTCAATGATGAGCTTACCAGACGGTAA
- the trpC gene encoding indole-3-glycerol phosphate synthase TrpC, producing the protein MFLERIVAHKREEVARLQTCFPVKELKKRAADAPPTRDFYQAIQRDGPQVNLIAEIKKASPSRGVIRADFCPREIARTYDLAGAKAISVLTEEKFFLGHPKYLQQVKAVTPLPLLRKDFIIVPYQVYESRVLGADAILLIAAILEQSQLEECLGLAGELGLAVLVEVHTAAELTRVLATGAEIIGINNRNLDDFQTDLATTFSLAPSVPAGKVVVSESGIRTAAEIGWLAASGVHAVLVGETLMQAADIGQAVKRLIGGQSRG; encoded by the coding sequence ATGTTTCTCGAACGCATCGTGGCGCACAAACGAGAGGAAGTTGCTCGGCTGCAGACATGCTTCCCGGTTAAGGAGTTGAAAAAACGGGCGGCCGATGCTCCACCGACCAGGGATTTTTATCAAGCAATTCAAAGAGATGGGCCGCAGGTAAATCTAATCGCTGAGATCAAGAAGGCTTCGCCATCGCGCGGGGTAATCCGCGCCGATTTTTGTCCACGGGAAATTGCCCGGACTTACGACCTGGCCGGCGCCAAAGCAATTTCGGTTTTAACCGAGGAAAAATTTTTTCTCGGCCATCCCAAGTACCTTCAGCAGGTTAAAGCAGTTACCCCTCTTCCCCTCCTGCGCAAGGATTTCATTATTGTTCCTTACCAGGTCTATGAATCGCGCGTTCTGGGGGCCGATGCCATCCTGTTGATCGCGGCCATCTTAGAACAAAGCCAGCTTGAGGAATGTCTGGGGTTGGCGGGGGAATTGGGTCTGGCCGTCCTGGTCGAAGTCCACACCGCCGCTGAACTCACCCGCGTATTAGCGACCGGTGCGGAAATAATCGGGATCAATAACCGCAACCTGGATGATTTCCAAACTGATTTGGCCACCACTTTTTCCCTGGCGCCGTCTGTACCGGCCGGCAAAGTGGTGGTTAGTGAAAGTGGGATCCGGACTGCTGCGGAGATCGGCTGGCTGGCGGCCAGCGGCGTGCACGCGGTGCTGGTCGGCGAAACCTTGATGCAGGCCGCGGACATTGGGCAGGCGGTGAAGCGGTTGATAGGAGGGCAGTCCCGTGGTTAG
- a CDS encoding tryptophan synthase subunit alpha produces the protein MNLKNQRTNRITARFSQLRQTGEKGLITFITAGDPDLAATANLVLAMEQAGADLIELGVPFSDPMADGPIIQRASERALRGGTSLERILGLVRQLRTQTEIPLVLMTYYNPVLQYGLAKFAAEAADVGVDGVIVPDLPPEESQELRQEVHRRGLDLIPLVAPTSTGERLARVGQTAPGFIYCVSLTGVTGVRDHVPADIEDFIKRVRSCCTQPLAIGFGISNPAQAARLARLGDAVIVGSAIVRVVEQYSADPAKMLAEVARLVRQLKQAIRGGVENGTL, from the coding sequence GTGAACCTGAAGAATCAGCGTACGAATCGGATCACCGCCCGGTTTAGCCAGTTACGGCAGACCGGAGAGAAAGGCTTGATTACATTTATTACGGCGGGCGATCCGGACCTGGCCGCCACGGCCAACCTGGTGCTGGCCATGGAACAGGCCGGGGCGGATCTGATTGAGCTGGGCGTGCCTTTTTCTGACCCCATGGCTGACGGACCGATCATCCAGCGGGCTTCGGAACGGGCCCTCCGGGGAGGAACCAGTCTGGAGCGCATCCTGGGTTTGGTCCGCCAGCTCAGGACGCAAACCGAGATTCCCCTGGTTTTGATGACTTATTACAACCCGGTTCTGCAGTACGGGTTGGCTAAATTTGCTGCCGAAGCGGCCGACGTGGGGGTCGATGGCGTAATTGTCCCGGATTTACCCCCGGAAGAAAGTCAGGAATTGAGGCAAGAGGTTCACCGACGCGGGTTGGACCTGATTCCATTGGTGGCGCCAACCAGTACGGGTGAACGGCTGGCCAGGGTTGGTCAGACCGCGCCGGGGTTTATCTACTGTGTTTCCCTGACCGGCGTCACGGGGGTGCGGGATCATGTCCCAGCCGATATTGAAGATTTCATTAAGCGGGTGAGAAGTTGCTGTACCCAGCCGCTGGCAATCGGCTTCGGGATTTCTAATCCCGCGCAGGCGGCCCGGCTGGCCCGCCTGGGGGACGCGGTGATTGTCGGTAGCGCCATCGTCAGGGTGGTAGAGCAGTATTCCGCTGACCCGGCGAAGATGTTGGCTGAGGTGGCCAGGCTGGTGCGGCAGTTGAAACAAGCCATCAGGGGGGGAGTGGAAAATGGAACCCTGTAA
- a CDS encoding aminodeoxychorismate/anthranilate synthase component II, producing MILMIDNYDSFTFNLVQYLGELGQEIRVYRNDQISLTEIQKLAPQAIVLSPGPRTPAEAGISLAVVQAFAGQIPILGVCLGHQAIGQAFGGQVVPADRLMHGKTSEIWHDGRGIYAGLPNPFIATRYHSLVVSRESLPACLEITAQTPAGEIMGLRHRQYLVEGVQFHPESILTEAGRMLLANFLKMCGKEEAKWN from the coding sequence TTGATCCTCATGATCGATAACTATGATTCTTTTACCTTTAACCTGGTCCAGTACCTGGGGGAACTGGGGCAGGAAATTCGGGTTTACCGCAACGACCAGATTTCTCTGACGGAGATTCAAAAACTGGCGCCGCAAGCCATCGTGCTCTCGCCCGGCCCGCGGACGCCAGCCGAAGCGGGGATCTCGCTGGCGGTGGTTCAGGCTTTTGCGGGGCAAATCCCCATCCTAGGCGTTTGTCTGGGACACCAGGCCATTGGTCAGGCTTTTGGGGGCCAGGTAGTACCGGCCGACCGGCTCATGCACGGGAAAACCTCGGAAATCTGGCATGACGGTCGAGGCATCTATGCGGGACTGCCCAATCCCTTCATTGCCACCCGCTACCATTCTCTGGTCGTCAGCCGCGAATCGTTGCCAGCTTGTCTAGAAATTACCGCCCAGACGCCGGCGGGTGAGATCATGGGGCTGCGGCACCGGCAGTACCTGGTGGAGGGGGTCCAGTTCCACCCCGAGTCGATCCTTACGGAAGCCGGCCGGATGCTGCTGGCCAACTTCCTTAAAATGTGCGGAAAGGAGGAAGCAAAATGGAATTAA
- a CDS encoding RluA family pseudouridine synthase, whose translation METKQSVFSAAEADFADEPFIYLVEPEEAVTRVDIFLARRHSSISRTHVQKLIAEGLVTVNGQSVKANYKLRAGDQVEFILPPPVELEVLPEPIPLDVLYEDADVIVVNKPQGMVVHPAHGNYHGTLVNALLAHCRDLSGINGVLRPGIVHRLDKDTSGVLVVAKNDQAYQNLAEQIKAHEVTRRYVALVHGVMREPAGEIEAPIGRDPHDRKRMAVVNQGGKEAITGYRVLERFQDYTLIEARLKTGRTHQIRVHMAFLGHPVVGDPVYGPRKAHFGLRGQALHAEVLGFKHPRTGEYLEFTAPLPAYFSELLKRLREKRCE comes from the coding sequence ATGGAGACGAAACAATCGGTTTTTTCGGCGGCTGAAGCTGATTTCGCCGACGAGCCATTCATTTATCTGGTTGAGCCTGAGGAGGCGGTGACAAGAGTAGATATTTTTCTGGCCCGGCGCCATTCATCAATATCCCGGACCCACGTGCAGAAGTTGATCGCGGAGGGGTTGGTCACGGTCAATGGCCAGAGCGTGAAGGCTAACTACAAACTGCGCGCCGGTGATCAGGTTGAGTTTATTTTGCCACCCCCGGTCGAGCTGGAAGTTCTCCCAGAACCAATTCCCCTGGATGTGTTGTATGAAGACGCGGATGTGATTGTCGTCAACAAACCCCAGGGGATGGTGGTCCACCCGGCCCACGGCAACTACCACGGGACGCTGGTCAATGCCCTCCTGGCGCACTGTCGCGATTTATCTGGGATCAATGGGGTGCTCCGGCCGGGGATCGTGCACCGGCTTGATAAAGACACCTCGGGAGTGCTGGTGGTGGCCAAAAACGATCAGGCCTACCAGAATTTGGCCGAGCAAATCAAGGCTCACGAAGTCACCCGGCGTTACGTGGCTCTGGTCCACGGGGTTATGCGAGAGCCAGCCGGCGAGATTGAAGCTCCCATCGGGCGCGACCCGCACGACCGTAAAAGGATGGCGGTCGTCAACCAAGGAGGCAAGGAGGCGATCACCGGCTACCGGGTGCTGGAACGCTTTCAGGACTACACTCTGATCGAGGCCAGATTAAAGACTGGCCGTACCCATCAGATTCGGGTGCACATGGCTTTTCTGGGGCACCCGGTTGTTGGGGATCCCGTTTATGGTCCGCGTAAAGCCCACTTTGGCCTCCGCGGGCAGGCCCTGCACGCAGAAGTTCTGGGGTTTAAGCACCCGCGAACGGGGGAGTATCTGGAATTTACGGCTCCGCTGCCGGCCTATTTTAGTGAATTGCTGAAGCGGTTGCGAGAAAAGAGATGTGAATGA
- the trpE gene encoding anthranilate synthase component I yields MIFPAEEEYLQAASRYGVIPVWEELVVDLETPISIYQKVATGDYSYLLESVAGGEQLARYSFIGFDPFLIFKAKGNTLEIEETGRKRVETGEPLGKLRELVTGLRVRPLPDQPRFFGGAVGYFGYDVVRQWEHLPVLAVDDLGLPDCYFVLTRTVLIYDHVRHRLKIVVLLPHGNNPPGAYAEAVATIKEIKHRLGTVSNSERKLCGQKPGVVGPSNSMPVMANITREEFLQRVKRAQEYIRAGDIFQVVLSQRFQQVIRVDPFAVYRVLRSLNPSPYMYYLNFRELQLIGSSPEMLVRVENGRVETHPIAGTRPRDPNPAVDEALAQELRADPKERAEHIMLVDLGRNDLGRVCAYGSVQVTRFMEIERYSHVMHLVSTVQGQLSPDSDAYAALKACFPAGTVSGAPKIRAMEIIEELEPNRRGPYAGAIGYLGFNGNLDSCITIRTIVVKDGMAYVQTGAGIVADSEPEKEYEETLNKAKALLKALNLAEGDEVL; encoded by the coding sequence ATGATTTTTCCAGCCGAAGAGGAATACCTGCAGGCGGCGTCGCGTTACGGAGTGATTCCGGTGTGGGAGGAGTTGGTCGTTGACCTGGAGACCCCGATTTCAATTTACCAGAAAGTGGCTACCGGTGATTACTCTTATCTGCTGGAAAGTGTTGCGGGGGGCGAGCAGTTGGCCCGGTACTCGTTTATTGGGTTTGATCCTTTTCTGATCTTTAAAGCAAAAGGCAATACGCTGGAAATTGAAGAGACCGGACGGAAACGGGTGGAAACGGGTGAGCCGTTGGGTAAGTTAAGGGAACTGGTTACTGGTCTGCGGGTCAGACCGCTGCCGGACCAACCGCGTTTTTTTGGGGGCGCTGTGGGCTATTTCGGCTACGATGTGGTTCGCCAGTGGGAGCATCTGCCGGTATTGGCCGTGGACGATCTGGGGTTACCGGACTGTTATTTTGTCTTGACCAGGACCGTCCTGATCTATGACCACGTCAGGCATCGTTTGAAGATAGTTGTCCTGCTCCCGCACGGGAACAACCCGCCCGGCGCTTATGCTGAAGCTGTGGCCACCATCAAAGAGATTAAACATCGTCTCGGAACGGTGTCGAATAGCGAGCGGAAACTGTGCGGTCAGAAGCCCGGTGTGGTTGGTCCGTCAAATTCCATGCCGGTGATGGCGAACATCACCCGCGAAGAGTTCCTTCAGCGGGTCAAGCGCGCCCAGGAATATATCAGAGCCGGGGACATTTTTCAGGTGGTCCTATCCCAGCGGTTTCAACAGGTTATTCGGGTGGATCCGTTTGCGGTCTACCGGGTGCTGCGCTCGCTTAACCCTTCTCCCTACATGTATTACCTGAACTTTCGGGAACTCCAACTGATTGGGTCTTCCCCAGAAATGCTGGTGCGAGTAGAAAATGGCCGGGTGGAGACTCACCCCATCGCCGGTACGCGCCCGCGCGATCCGAACCCGGCAGTTGACGAGGCTTTGGCGCAGGAACTGCGGGCGGACCCGAAAGAGCGGGCCGAACACATCATGCTGGTTGATCTGGGGAGAAACGATCTGGGACGGGTTTGTGCGTATGGTTCAGTGCAGGTGACCAGATTTATGGAAATCGAGCGTTATTCTCACGTTATGCATCTGGTCTCGACGGTGCAAGGCCAGCTTTCGCCCGATAGTGATGCTTACGCAGCCTTGAAGGCCTGTTTTCCCGCGGGAACGGTTTCCGGGGCCCCGAAGATCCGGGCGATGGAGATCATTGAGGAACTGGAGCCCAACCGGCGGGGCCCTTACGCGGGCGCGATTGGCTATCTCGGTTTTAACGGTAATCTTGATTCCTGTATTACGATCAGAACGATCGTGGTTAAGGACGGGATGGCCTATGTTCAGACCGGGGCGGGGATTGTGGCTGATTCTGAACCGGAAAAAGAGTATGAAGAAACACTGAACAAGGCCAAAGCTCTGCTCAAGGCGCTAAATCTGGCTGAAGGGGACGAGGTTCTTTGA